The Actinomadura graeca nucleotide sequence TGCGGACGGCGCGGGTGTGCTTGCGCGAGCCCGGCGTGTACCGCCAGCGGGCCCAGGGCGAGCCGGGGCGCGCCAGCCTGATGGCGCCGAGGATCAGCAGCGCGGGCACGAACAGCCCGATCAGGCCCGTCCAGATCTTGCCCTTGAGCAGCGTGAGGACGGCGAGCGCGAGGTTGATGGCGAGTGAGGCGGCGTACAGGCCGGTGAGCGTCGAGTCGCCCGGGTCGGGGGTGACGCCCTCGAACCCGAGCGGGCGGATGCCGAGGAGCAGCAGGCCGGTGACGGCGATGGCGACGAACACGGCGTCCAGGGACGTGCGGCCCTTCTCCGTCCAGTAGACGTCGCTGAGGTGCAGGATCAGGGCGAACTCGTCCAGGACGAGGGCGGAGCCCATCCCGAACACCACGGCCGAGAGCAGGTCGAGGCCGACATAGGGGTCGGGGACGGCGAGACTCGACACGCCCCCCACGAGCATCAGCACGACGCCGAACACCACGTGGTGGATGTGCAGGTCGCCGGTGGTGACGTTGCGGAACCACCAGCGGACGTTCGCCCTGATGAGCCGCACGTTCACCCGCGTCAGGACGAACGTGACGATGAACGCGACGAAGAAGCCGAACAGCGGCAGCCGTCCGGTGTCCACGATGCGCTGCCTGAAAAGGTCGATCATCTACCCCCCGTGGGCCCCATCATGCCCTGTGACATGCGGGGATATCGTAGGGATACCGGTGATCAGTCCGTGATCGAGGGGGAATGCCGCCGTGAGCCGCACCGTGGACCGCTGCGATCCCGCGTGCCGCGCGTGGATCTCCGAGGCGATCCGCAAGGTCGAGGCCGACGCCAACCGCAGCGCCGACACGCACCTGCACGTGTTCCCCCTGCCGCCCGAGTGGTGCATCGACCTGTACCTGAAGGACGAGTCGGTGCACCCGACCGGGTCGCTGAAGCACCGGCTGGCGCGGTCGCTGTTCCTGTACGCGCTGGCGAACGGCTGGATCCGCGAGGGCACGACGATCATCGAGGCGTCCAGCGGGTCCACGGCGGTGTCGGAGGCGTACTTCGCGCGGCTGCTCGGCCTGCCGTTCGTCGCGGTGATGCCGGCGGGGACGAGTCCCGAGAAGATCGGGCTGATCGAGTTCCACGGCGGGCACTGCCATCTGGTGGACGACCCGTCCGCGATCTACGACGAGTCGCGGCGGCTCGCGGCCCGGTGCGGCGGGCACTTCATGGACCAGTTCACCTACGCCGAGCGGGCGACGGACTGGCGCGGCAACAACAACATCGCCGAGTCGATCTTCGAGCAGCTGCGGCTGGAGCGGTTCCCCGAGCCGTCCTGGGTCGTGGTCGGCGCGGGCACCGGCGGCACGTCCGCCACCATCGGCCGGTACGCCCGGTACCGGCGGTTCCAGACGCGCCTCGCCGTCGTCGACCCGGAGGGCTCGGCGTTCTTCGGCTCGTTCGCCGACGGCGACCCGTCCCGGACGGCGGCGGGCTCGCGGATCGAGGGCATCGGCCGCCCGCGCGTCGAGCCGTCCTTCCTGCCGACGGTGATCGACCGGATGATCCAGGTGCCGGACGCGGCGTCCGTCGCGGCGATGCGCTGGACGGCCGAGGTCACCGGCCGCAGCGTCGGCGGCTCCACCGGCACGGCGATGTGGGGCGCGGCGGAGCTGATCGCGCGGATGCGGCTGGACGGGGAGCGCGGCAGCGTGGTCACGCTGATCTGCGACGGCGGCGAGCGGTACGCGGGGACCTACGGCTCGGACGCGTGGCTGGAGGGGCAGGGCCTGGACATCGGCCCCTACCTGGCGGCGCTGGAGTGCTTCCTGAAGACCGGCGAGATGCCCCCGACGGACCTTCTCTGATCAGCCGGAGAAGCGGATCGGGTTGACCAGGTCGGCGTAGATCAGCAGCCCGCCCATGACGATCAGCACGGCGGCCATCACGTAGGTGACGGGCAGGGCCTTGGCGACGTCGACGTAGCCCGGGTCGGGGCGTCGGAACACCCGCGCGAGCCCCTTCTTGATCGCTTCCAGGAGCGCGCCCGCGATGTGCCCGCCGTCCAGCGGCAGCAGCGGGACGAGGTTGAACAGCCCGACCGCGAGGTTCAGCGAGCCGAGCAGCATCACGAAGTAGGAGACCTTCTCGCCGCCGGTGAGCTTGTCGGAGGCGGCCACGTCCCCGCCGATCCGGCTGACGCCGACGACACCGATCGGGCCGTTGGGGTCGCGCTTCTCCCCGCTGAACGCGGCGTTCCAGATGCCGACCATCTTCTGCGGCATCCGCACCAGCGCGCCCGCGGTGTGCTTGGTGAGGTCGCCCATCGTGCTCGCGACCGCTCCGGGCCCCTGCCGCTCCAGCGCGCTGGCGGGGGTGATGCCGAGGAACCCCACGTCCACGATCTTGTTCTCGTTGTCGAGGTCGCGCATCTTGTTACGGGTGATCGGCACGTTCAGCGAGATCTTCTGGCCGCCGCGGTCGACGACCATCGGGACCGTGCGCCCGGCGGAGTCGCGGATCTGCTTCTGGAGCTGGGCGTAGTCATCGACGCGCCTGCCGTCGTAGGACACGATCCGGTCGCCGGCCTTCAGCCCGACCTGCTGCGCGGGGGTCGGCGCCGCGTCCGCGGGGCAGCTGTCGAGCCGTGACTGGCTCGCCGGGACCATGCAGGGCGAGACCTCCTGGATCACCGGCTGCGCGCGCTGCACGCCGAGGCCCATCAGCAGGATCGCGAAGAAGACCACGGCCAGGATCAGGTTCATGGCGGGGCCGCCGAACATGATCAGCAGTTTCTGCCACCACTTCTTGGCGTAGAACACGCGGTCCTCGTCGCCGGGCCTGACCTCCTCCAGCGCCGCGCCGCGCGCGGACTCGATGAGGCCCTGCCAGGGCCCGGTGCTGATCCGCCTGACCTGGCCCGGGGCGTCGCCCTTGCGGGGCGGCAGCATCCCGATCATGCGGATGTAGCCGCCGAGCGGGATCCACTTCAGCCCGTACTCGGTCTCGCCCTTGCGCCGGGACCACATCGTGGGCCCGAACCCGACCATGAACTGGGTCGTCCGGACCCGGAACAGCTTGGCGAACGAGAAGTGCCCGAGCTCGTGCAGCGCGATGGACGCGAGCAGGCCGAAGAACAGGATCAGCACTCCCGCCAGCCAGCCCATGCATGCCCCTCCGGTCGTGCACCCCGCACCGGGGGGTGGTATCCAGCAGTCCCCAAAGGGTACGTCACGGGCGTGCGTTTCGTTGAGTCTTGACGTGATCATGGGACGCGGCGGACCGTCCTTACCGGACGGCCCGCAATCGCGCTCCGGCGCCGTGGGCGGCCCCTTCGTCCGCGACCGGGCGCACCCGCCCCGCTGGTCGCGGAGCTGGGCCGCTGCTAGCCTGGCCGGAGCCGATGATCCCGTGCGGGAGAGTCCCCGGCCGCCAGCGGGGGACGCCGAAGGAGCAAATCCTCCCCGGAACCTCTCAGGCCCACGGACCGCACGGACCAGGCGACCTCTGGAAAGCGGGGACGTCCGTCCCCCGCCGAAGGTGCAAGCCCGCGGCGCACGGCGCGGGTGAAGCTCTCAGGCGCCGATGACAGAGGGGGAGGCACCGGAAACGCCCGGTGCGCGGGTGGGACGATGGGTCCACGCGCGCCCGCGACGAAGGAGCCGAACCCATGTCCGCCGATTCCACCGCCAGAAAGACGCCGCTGCACGACGTCCACCAGGATCTCGGCGCCAACCTCGTCGACTTCGCGGGCTATCTGATGCCGCTGCGCTACGCGAGCGAGACCGCCGAGCACCAGGCCGTCCGGCAGGGCGCCGGGCTGTTCGACCTGTCCCACATGGGGGAGATCTTCCTCGCCGGGCCGGGCGCGGGCGCCGCGCTCGACCACGCGCTGGTCGGCAACCTGTCGCCGATGGCGGTCGGCAAGGCCCGCTACACGATGATCTGCGCGCCCGACGGCGGCGTCCTGGACGACCTCATCGTCTACCGGCTGGCCGACGAGACGTGGATGGTCGTCGCGAACGCCGCGAACACCGCGGTCGTCCTCGACGCCCTGACCGAGCGGGCCGCGGGCTTCGACGCCGCCGTGCGGGACCGCTCCGGCGACTACGCGCTGATCGCCCTCCAGGGCCCCCGCTCCCAGGCGATCCTGGAGGGCTTCACCGACGCGCCGCTGGCCGGGCTGAAGTACTACGCGATCCTCGCGGCCGCGGTCGCCGGCATCGACGCGCTCGTCGCCCGCACCGGCTACACCGGCGAGGACGGCTTCGAGCTGTTCGTCGACGCCTCCGACGCCGTCCGGCTGTGGGAGGCGCTGGCGAAGGCCGGCGGTGTCGTCCCCGCCGGCCTGTCGGCGCGCGACACGCTCCGCCTTGAGGCGGGAATGCCGCTGTACGGCAACGAGCTGACCGCCGAGACGACCCCCTTCGAGGCGGGCCTCGGCCGCGTCGTCAAGCTGGACAAGCCCGGCGACTTCGTCGGGAAGGCCGCCCTGGCGGCGCAGGCGCAGACGCCCCCGGGCCGTAGGCTCGTGGGCCTGGTGGCCCGGGGGCGCCGGGCGCCGCGCAAGGGGTACCAGGTCGTCACGTCGGACGGCACGCCGTGCGGTGTCGTGACGAGCGGCGCCCCGTCGCCCACACTGGGCAGGCCGATCGCCATGGCCTACCTCGACAGCGGTGTCGGGGAGGACGGCCTCGCCGTGGACGTCCGCGGCAGGCACGAGCCGGTCGACGTGGTCGCCCTGCCGTTCTACAAGCGTTCCTGAAACCCTGGAGAGAGAAGAAACGTGAGCGTTCCGGAGCAGCTCCGCTACAGCGAAGAGCACGAGTGGGTCGCCGGTCTCGGCCCCGCCCAGCAGGTCCCCGAGGACGGCATCGTCACCGTCGGCATCACCGCGCACGCCGCCGACGCCCTCGGCGAGATCGTCTACCTCGAGCTGCACTCCTCCGAGGGTGACGCCGTCGAGGCGGGCGAGCCCTGCGGCGAGGTGGAGTCCACCAAGTCCGTCAGCGACCTGTACGCCC carries:
- the gcvH gene encoding glycine cleavage system protein GcvH, whose protein sequence is MSVPEQLRYSEEHEWVAGLGPAQQVPEDGIVTVGITAHAADALGEIVYLELHSSEGDAVEAGEPCGEVESTKSVSDLYAPVSGEITAVNAAVVDEPKIINDDPYGEGWIFKVRVSGEPGDLLDAAEYGKLIEEG
- a CDS encoding PLP-dependent cysteine synthase family protein — encoded protein: MSRTVDRCDPACRAWISEAIRKVEADANRSADTHLHVFPLPPEWCIDLYLKDESVHPTGSLKHRLARSLFLYALANGWIREGTTIIEASSGSTAVSEAYFARLLGLPFVAVMPAGTSPEKIGLIEFHGGHCHLVDDPSAIYDESRRLAARCGGHFMDQFTYAERATDWRGNNNIAESIFEQLRLERFPEPSWVVVGAGTGGTSATIGRYARYRRFQTRLAVVDPEGSAFFGSFADGDPSRTAAGSRIEGIGRPRVEPSFLPTVIDRMIQVPDAASVAAMRWTAEVTGRSVGGSTGTAMWGAAELIARMRLDGERGSVVTLICDGGERYAGTYGSDAWLEGQGLDIGPYLAALECFLKTGEMPPTDLL
- a CDS encoding M50 family metallopeptidase — encoded protein: MGWLAGVLILFFGLLASIALHELGHFSFAKLFRVRTTQFMVGFGPTMWSRRKGETEYGLKWIPLGGYIRMIGMLPPRKGDAPGQVRRISTGPWQGLIESARGAALEEVRPGDEDRVFYAKKWWQKLLIMFGGPAMNLILAVVFFAILLMGLGVQRAQPVIQEVSPCMVPASQSRLDSCPADAAPTPAQQVGLKAGDRIVSYDGRRVDDYAQLQKQIRDSAGRTVPMVVDRGGQKISLNVPITRNKMRDLDNENKIVDVGFLGITPASALERQGPGAVASTMGDLTKHTAGALVRMPQKMVGIWNAAFSGEKRDPNGPIGVVGVSRIGGDVAASDKLTGGEKVSYFVMLLGSLNLAVGLFNLVPLLPLDGGHIAGALLEAIKKGLARVFRRPDPGYVDVAKALPVTYVMAAVLIVMGGLLIYADLVNPIRFSG
- the gcvT gene encoding glycine cleavage system aminomethyltransferase GcvT, with product MSADSTARKTPLHDVHQDLGANLVDFAGYLMPLRYASETAEHQAVRQGAGLFDLSHMGEIFLAGPGAGAALDHALVGNLSPMAVGKARYTMICAPDGGVLDDLIVYRLADETWMVVANAANTAVVLDALTERAAGFDAAVRDRSGDYALIALQGPRSQAILEGFTDAPLAGLKYYAILAAAVAGIDALVARTGYTGEDGFELFVDASDAVRLWEALAKAGGVVPAGLSARDTLRLEAGMPLYGNELTAETTPFEAGLGRVVKLDKPGDFVGKAALAAQAQTPPGRRLVGLVARGRRAPRKGYQVVTSDGTPCGVVTSGAPSPTLGRPIAMAYLDSGVGEDGLAVDVRGRHEPVDVVALPFYKRS